Proteins encoded by one window of Lutibacter sp. A64:
- a CDS encoding DUF4292 domain-containing protein, whose translation MKQFSKILLIFLVIFTSCKSNKSAVDANIKNISTKKIINNHYNSNFDQKTIDAKINAKFKDDKTSVGFSIKLRLEKDKTIWMSATKFGFPVAKVMITPNRVLYYEKMKRTFFDGDFSLLSEWLGTELDYEKVQNILLGQAVLNLKKGKYNSTITNKLYQLQPKKDVALFDILFFLNSDNFKINKQEISNKEKQQLLTVSYSDYTKIKGEEFPKSINIKALDHKKITTIDIEYRTVEFNKDLAFPFSIPNGYKEISLK comes from the coding sequence GTTGATGCTAACATCAAAAATATTTCAACAAAAAAAATTATAAATAACCATTACAATTCTAATTTTGACCAAAAAACAATAGATGCAAAAATAAATGCTAAATTTAAAGATGATAAAACATCGGTAGGTTTTAGTATTAAACTGCGTTTAGAAAAAGATAAAACAATTTGGATGAGTGCCACAAAATTTGGATTTCCAGTTGCAAAAGTAATGATAACCCCTAATAGGGTTCTTTATTACGAGAAAATGAAAAGAACCTTTTTTGATGGAGATTTTTCTTTACTAAGCGAATGGTTAGGGACAGAATTAGATTACGAAAAAGTTCAGAATATTCTTTTAGGTCAGGCTGTTTTAAACCTAAAAAAAGGAAAATACAACTCAACAATAACTAATAAATTATATCAGTTACAACCTAAAAAAGATGTAGCATTATTCGATATTTTATTCTTTTTAAATTCGGATAATTTTAAAATAAATAAACAAGAAATTAGCAATAAAGAAAAACAACAATTATTAACAGTTTCTTATTCAGATTACACAAAAATAAAAGGAGAAGAATTTCCAAAAAGTATTAATATTAAAGCTTTAGATCATAAAAAAATAACAACCATAGATATTGAATATCGCACTGTTGAATTCAATAAAGATTTAGCTTTTCCGTTTTCAATACCAAATGGTTACAAAGAAATTAGTTTAAAATAA